DNA from Aquaspirillum sp. LM1:
TGCCAAACACAATATCGACCACGTCACCATCACCATCAACTGTGTGGACCCGGAAATCGGCGCGCAGATCTATCCGTGGATTTTTTGGGAAAACCGGCGGATTCGCGGGGTGGAAGCGGCGCGCATCCTGATTGAGCAGCAGCAAAAAGGGCTGGAAATGCTCACCGCACGCGGGATTCTGGTCAAGGTCAACTCGGTGATGATTCCGGGGGTGAACGACCAGCATCTGAAAGAAGTGTCCAAGGTGGTCAAGGCCAAGGGTGCTTTCCTGCACAACGTGATGCCGCTGATTGCCGAAGCCGAGCACGGCACCTACTACGGCCTGATGGAGCAGCCTTCGCCCACGCCGGAAGAATTGCAGGCGCTGCAGGATGAATGCGGCGGCGATATGGCAATGATGCGTCACTGTCGTCAGTGCCGCGCCGATGCGGTGGGCCTGTTGGGTGAAGATCGCGGTGCCGAGTTTACCCTGGACAAGCTGGAAGACATGCACGTCGATTATGAAGCGGCGATGCAAACCCGTCAGGAAGTGCGCGAAAACCTGCTGGAACAGCTGGCCGCCAAGCGCGCCGGCGGTGCCCCGGCCCGTCCGGCTGGCGTGGCGGCAGACAGCCGGCCTGTGCTGATGGCGGTGGCCGCCAAAAACGGCGTGGTCAGCGAACACTTTGGCCATGCCCGTGAGTTTCTGGTGTACGAAGCCTCGCCAACCGGCGTGCGGTTGATGGGTCATCGCAAGGTAGACCTGTACTGCAACGGTGCCACTGACTGTGGCGATAGCGGCGAAGGCGGCCAGCCCGCCGGGTCGATTCTCGACCAGATCATTCACGCCCTGTCTGGCTGTGAGCAGGTGCTGTGCGCGCGGATTGGCTTTGAACCGTGGGGCCAGCTGGAGGCTGCCGGCATTCAGCCCAATGGCGAACACGCCATGGAGCCGGTGGAAGACGCCGTGCTGGCGGTGTATCAGGAAATGGCAGCTGCCGGCAAGCTGGCGGCTCCGGTCAGCAAACTGGACAAGGTGGCGTAAATGGCTCTGCAAATTGTCGATCTGTGCGTCAACTGCTGGGCGTGCGTGGACGTCTGTCCCAATCAGGCCGTGGTGGAAGACATCCCACACTTCCTGATCAACGACCAGGCCTGCACCGAGTGTCTGGGCGACCACGCCGAAGCGCAGTGTGCGGCGATTTGCCCGGTGGAAGGGGCCATTGTCAACGAGCTGGGCGAGCCGCTCAACCCGCCCGGCTCGCTGACCAACATTCCGCTGGAGAAGCTGCGCCAGCTGGGCCTGCTTGATCGGGAGGCCGCGTAATGGCCGAGCTGATCTTTTATGAAAAGCCCGGCTGCCAGGGCAACGCCCGACAAAAAGCCCTGCTGCGTTCGGCTGGCCACCAGCTGACCGTGCGCAATCTGCTGACCGAACCATGGACAGCGGAGCGCCTGCAGGGGTTTTTTGGCGATCTGCCGGTGGCGCAGTGGTTCAACCGCAACGCCCCTGCAGTGAAGTCTGGCGAGGTCAACCCCGACGCGCTGGACGCCAGCAGCGCGCTGGCGCTGATGGTGAAGCGACCGATCCTGATCCGTCGCCCGCTGCTGGAGCTGGGCGACGAGCGCTGGGTGGGCTTTGACCCGGCGGCGCTGGATGCGCGCATCGGCCTGAATGGCGTGGCAGTGCCCAACGGCAATCTGGAAGCCTGTTCACACCACGGCGCCGACGCGGCGGCGCATGCCGCCGCGTGCCATGCAGAGGGGCACGCACATGAACATTGTTCACCCTGACCAGGCGGTTGAACTGGCCCCCGGCGTGCACTGGATTGGCGCGCTGGACCCTCACCTGCGCCGTTTCGACATCATCCTGTCCACCGCCAATGGCACCAGCTACAACGCGTATCTGGTGCGTGGCGAACACGGCGTGGCGGTGATCGACACGGTGAAGGAAGGTTTTGCCGACGATTTTTTTCGCCGGCTGGAGTCGGTGGCCCGCTACGACGAAATCACCACCATCGTGCTCAATCACCTGGAGCCCGACCACAGTGGCGCGTTGCCCGAGCTACTGCGCCGTGCGCCCAATGCCCGCGTTTACCTGTCGGTGCGCGCGCAGATGATGCTCAAGGCGCTGCTGAAGCCTTCTGCCGGCGTGGCTCCGCCCGAATACACGCCGGTGACCACCGGCGACACCATCGACCTAGGCGGGCGCACGCTGGCTTTTTTCCATACGCCCTACCTGCACTGGCCAGACACCCAGTGCACCTGGCTGGTGGAAGAAGGCATGCTGTTTTCCGGCGACGTATTTGGTTGTCACTACTGCGACCCACGCCTGTTCAACGACCGGGTGGGCGATTTCCGTTTTTCGTTTGAATATTACTACGCCCACATCATGCGTCCGTTCCGCGCGCATGTGCTGGATGCGCTGGAACTGCTCGATCCGCTGGACATCCGCCTGATTGCCCCGGCGCACGGGCCGATCCTGCGCCACCGTCCGCGCGACTACCTGGCCCGTTACCGGGAAATGGCCACCCCGCGTCTGGCGCTGGATACCGACGCCCAGGGCGAAAAAACCCTGGCGGTGTTTTATCTGTCTGCCTACGGCAATACCCGCAGCATGGCCGAGGCGATTGCCGTGGGTGCCGAGCGGATTGCCGGCGTGCGCGTGTCGCTGTTTGATCTGGAAGGCGGCGAAACCGCGCATTTTATTGACCTGATCGAAGCCGCCGACGGCCTGGCCTTTGGCAGCCCAACGCTGAACGGCGATGCCGCGCCGCCGATCTGGTCCTTGTTGTCATCGCTGACCACGGTCAACGTCAAAGGCAAGTTTGGCGCGGCGTTTGGCTCCTACGGCTGGAGCGGCGAGGCGGTGCGCCTGATTGAAGACCGCCTGCGTGGCCTCAAGCTGCGCGTGCCGGTGGAAGGCCTGCGCCTGAAGCTGGTGCCCGACGCCGCCGAGCTGGACGCCTGCCGCACCCTGGGCGAAACCCTGGCCCGCCACCTGGTGGGCGAGGCCATGCCACGCGAACTGGACATGGCCAGCCTGTGATGACTTCGTACTGTTCCCGACCTTTTACCCTGGAGCCCGCTCATGGCCAAAGCCAAAGTCACGTTTGAAGATATCGGTGTTTCGGTCACCGTTCCCGCCGGCACCCGGCTGATTGAAGTGTCGGAAAAAGTGGGAGCCGGCATTACCTATGGCTGCCGCGAAGGCGAATGCTGCACCTGTCTGACCAAGGTGGTGTCGGGTGCTGAAAACCTGGCCAGCCCATCAATGCTGGAAGACCAGGTGCTGAAAGACAATATGGCCCCGCGCAACCACCGACTGGCCTGTCAGGCGCAGATTCTGGGGGGCGAAGTGGTGGTGCGGCCTGCCTAACTGGCCTGGGCCGGGCTGGGCGCATCGGGACTCCTGACGCCCTGCCGGCTTGCAGGCTCGCCGCGCCGTGCGCGGCACCTTATCGCGATTTGTTCAGGGCGTGTTGTGCCGGGCAAATCGCCCGGTTTTTTCCCACCCCAGGAGCAACACCATGGCGCTGATTACTTTTTCCAGCCATTTGCACAAAGACAAGACGGTGTACGCCGTCGCCGGCAGCCTGACCCAGACCATTCTGTCGCTGGCCAAGGAAAACCACATCCCGATCGACTTCGGCTGTGGCAATGGCGAATGCGGCACCTGTCTGGTCAAGGTGTCGTCGGTTGACACCAAGCGCTCGCCGATGGGCGGCCCGCTGACCGACCGCGAAATCAATGTGCTGAAAGAAATGGGCCACATCACCCAGGCGCAGATCGAACAAATGCGCGTGGACGACATTCCGCCGACCCAATGGCGGCTGGCTTGCCAGATGATCGTGCGTGACGAAGACATTCTGGTTGAATACCCGAGCAAATAAGCCCGGCACGCTCCGCCATCTGGCCTGACTGCGCCAGACGGCGGGGATGCTGCGCTGTGAGTTGGAGAGTTCTCATGAACGGTCCGGACCGCCTTGAATACCGCGCCATGCTGTATACCAGCCTGCTGCAAACTGCATCTGGCCCGATGCAGGCAGGCGATCATCCGAACCGGCTGTTGCTGGCCAGCCTGCTGGCCGGCCAGCGCAGCGGCATGGGCTGCCTGCCTGCCCAGCTGGGGCTGGAGGCCGCCGATTTCCAGCAACTCTGGCTGGACTATTTTCCGCACGCCGGTTTGCCCACCAGCCGACCGGCGGCTGTTCCTGACCGGGTGCCGGAATGGGACGAGCTGTACCAGTTTTTGCTTGATCACCGCGCCGGCCAGCAGCCGGTGGAAGCCTGGATGGCCACCATCCTCACCACCGCCTGCGCCGGGCGTGACCACCTCTGGCAGGATCTTGGCCTGGCCAGCCGGGGGGAGCTCAGTCAGCTGATTGCACTGAATTTCCCGGCTCTGGCCCAGGCCAACCAAGGTGACATGAAATGGAAAAAATTTATCTACCGGCAACTGTGCGCCCGCGAGGGGATTTACGTTTGCCCGGCGCCTTCCTGCAACGCGTGCGCCGATCGACCTCAGTGCTTTGGCCCCGAATGCTGAATCTGTCCTGCGCGGCCTTGCGCCCGCAGGCTCCGCTGACGGTGGAAGCCCGCGCCCTGGCCGCGTATCTGGGTCTGGCGGTGGGCGATGCGCTGGGCGCTACGGTCGAGTTTCTCACCCCCAAGGAAATCCAGCTGCAGATTGGCGTACACCGCAACCTGACCGGCGGCGGCTGGCTCAAGCTGCGCCCCGGCGTGGTGACTGACGATACCACCATGAGCCTGGCGCTGGGCGATGCCATCCTGGCCTGCCAGGGTCAGGTAGAGCCGCTGGCTG
Protein-coding regions in this window:
- the nifB gene encoding nitrogenase cofactor biosynthesis protein NifB, whose amino-acid sequence is MELPVISSAPTSGSGCSSSGCGSAPDAMAHLPDAIRQKVQDHPCYSEDAHHYFARMHVAVAPACNIQCNYCNRKYDCANESRPGVVSELLNPQQAVTKVLAVAATIPQMTVLGIAGPGDPLANPSRTFETFRELSEKAPDIKLCLSTNGLTLPQHVDEIAKHNIDHVTITINCVDPEIGAQIYPWIFWENRRIRGVEAARILIEQQQKGLEMLTARGILVKVNSVMIPGVNDQHLKEVSKVVKAKGAFLHNVMPLIAEAEHGTYYGLMEQPSPTPEELQALQDECGGDMAMMRHCRQCRADAVGLLGEDRGAEFTLDKLEDMHVDYEAAMQTRQEVRENLLEQLAAKRAGGAPARPAGVAADSRPVLMAVAAKNGVVSEHFGHAREFLVYEASPTGVRLMGHRKVDLYCNGATDCGDSGEGGQPAGSILDQIIHALSGCEQVLCARIGFEPWGQLEAAGIQPNGEHAMEPVEDAVLAVYQEMAAAGKLAAPVSKLDKVA
- a CDS encoding 4Fe-4S dicluster domain-containing protein codes for the protein MALQIVDLCVNCWACVDVCPNQAVVEDIPHFLINDQACTECLGDHAEAQCAAICPVEGAIVNELGEPLNPPGSLTNIPLEKLRQLGLLDREAA
- a CDS encoding ArsC/Spx/MgsR family protein; this encodes MAELIFYEKPGCQGNARQKALLRSAGHQLTVRNLLTEPWTAERLQGFFGDLPVAQWFNRNAPAVKSGEVNPDALDASSALALMVKRPILIRRPLLELGDERWVGFDPAALDARIGLNGVAVPNGNLEACSHHGADAAAHAAACHAEGHAHEHCSP
- a CDS encoding FprA family A-type flavoprotein; translation: MNIVHPDQAVELAPGVHWIGALDPHLRRFDIILSTANGTSYNAYLVRGEHGVAVIDTVKEGFADDFFRRLESVARYDEITTIVLNHLEPDHSGALPELLRRAPNARVYLSVRAQMMLKALLKPSAGVAPPEYTPVTTGDTIDLGGRTLAFFHTPYLHWPDTQCTWLVEEGMLFSGDVFGCHYCDPRLFNDRVGDFRFSFEYYYAHIMRPFRAHVLDALELLDPLDIRLIAPAHGPILRHRPRDYLARYREMATPRLALDTDAQGEKTLAVFYLSAYGNTRSMAEAIAVGAERIAGVRVSLFDLEGGETAHFIDLIEAADGLAFGSPTLNGDAAPPIWSLLSSLTTVNVKGKFGAAFGSYGWSGEAVRLIEDRLRGLKLRVPVEGLRLKLVPDAAELDACRTLGETLARHLVGEAMPRELDMASL
- a CDS encoding 2Fe-2S iron-sulfur cluster-binding protein; amino-acid sequence: MAKAKVTFEDIGVSVTVPAGTRLIEVSEKVGAGITYGCREGECCTCLTKVVSGAENLASPSMLEDQVLKDNMAPRNHRLACQAQILGGEVVVRPA
- a CDS encoding 2Fe-2S iron-sulfur cluster-binding protein, with the protein product MALITFSSHLHKDKTVYAVAGSLTQTILSLAKENHIPIDFGCGNGECGTCLVKVSSVDTKRSPMGGPLTDREINVLKEMGHITQAQIEQMRVDDIPPTQWRLACQMIVRDEDILVEYPSK
- a CDS encoding nitrogen fixation protein NifQ, with the translated sequence MNGPDRLEYRAMLYTSLLQTASGPMQAGDHPNRLLLASLLAGQRSGMGCLPAQLGLEAADFQQLWLDYFPHAGLPTSRPAAVPDRVPEWDELYQFLLDHRAGQQPVEAWMATILTTACAGRDHLWQDLGLASRGELSQLIALNFPALAQANQGDMKWKKFIYRQLCAREGIYVCPAPSCNACADRPQCFGPEC